The Chitinivibrionia bacterium genome window below encodes:
- a CDS encoding flippase-like domain-containing protein — translation MKKNEIIILAAKIAATVFLFYFVNKTVNFNEFPQIGNLGLVFFIAVSFGFLQQFLLFLRWFFSLKAADISCSIKSVVKSYFIGQFLGTVSPARSGDLAKIFYLENTPKKRGLYAVLIDGIVALTTLFLVGLWKNYPQNSPDIILIADKILSVAGFLGVVATIAILIIWRKKKPYKILLAAFFQHVVLVVQGAILFSILLPISFTEASFAVASAYCLMPLIPITVAAIGVREFSFALFISAFISYENIEQTVFVASYILLLCNSIIFMLPGIYLFYSNRKPK, via the coding sequence ATGAAAAAGAATGAAATCATAATCCTCGCCGCCAAAATAGCCGCAACTGTTTTTTTGTTTTATTTTGTAAATAAAACCGTGAATTTTAATGAATTTCCTCAAATCGGCAATCTCGGTTTGGTGTTTTTTATTGCGGTTTCGTTCGGTTTTTTACAGCAATTTCTGCTTTTTTTACGATGGTTTTTCTCGCTCAAAGCGGCGGATATTTCTTGCAGTATAAAATCCGTTGTAAAATCGTATTTTATCGGACAGTTTTTAGGAACGGTTTCTCCTGCCCGAAGCGGCGATTTGGCAAAAATATTTTATTTGGAAAACACTCCAAAAAAACGCGGACTTTATGCTGTTTTAATTGACGGAATTGTCGCATTAACTACGCTTTTTTTAGTAGGACTTTGGAAAAACTACCCGCAAAACTCCCCCGATATTATTCTTATTGCAGACAAAATACTGAGCGTTGCAGGCTTTTTGGGCGTTGTTGCGACTATCGCAATTTTAATAATTTGGCGCAAGAAAAAACCATACAAAATATTGCTTGCCGCATTTTTCCAACACGTTGTTTTAGTTGTCCAAGGTGCGATTTTGTTTAGTATTTTGCTTCCGATTTCGTTTACAGAAGCGTCTTTTGCTGTTGCGAGTGCGTATTGCCTTATGCCGCTTATTCCGATTACCGTTGCGGCGATTGGCGTTAGAGAATTTTCGTTTGCGTTATTTATTTCGGCGTTTATTTCTTATGAAAATATAGAGCAAACTGTTTTTGTAGCGTCATACATCTTGCTTCTTTGCAACAGTATTATTTTTATGTTGCCGGGGATTTACTTGTTTTATTCAAATCGCAAACCTAAATAA
- a CDS encoding TolC family protein translates to MNKYLFAIWIFIIPFWVYARQWTLEECVEHALANNAAIRLQIQNLIADSARLYGAYGDFFPDLSASASSGVSATPFVNDRDPVASISVGISSSVVILDGRRRRNRLFSAEKTLTSSEISLETEKQNIISSITRAFISLLQAQEILQNTKGAVALSQKQMEFQQNLQEIGKATQLALTRSRAQLAQSQHSLTIAQNSFNNAVLEMKRLLELDFESDFSIIHPNTDFETRSGLSPSQIFEDNRDIFFSISSAEVAVEIAEISLALARAQKSPTLSAGAGVSTGMRTSTPHSGDRQLREGVSPNVSLNLRVPIIDNRSARTNVAVAQSNLNRAKITLERTERNVRSEIEQLVADITASQSRFATALERFEAEAENMQTVDEMRNIGNITAIDYASQQNNFLLAQSELTQARFSLMLSQKLLDIYLGLRFE, encoded by the coding sequence ATGAATAAATATTTGTTTGCCATCTGGATTTTCATTATTCCTTTTTGGGTTTACGCGCGGCAGTGGACGCTTGAAGAATGCGTAGAACACGCGCTTGCCAACAATGCCGCAATTCGTCTGCAAATCCAAAATTTAATCGCCGACAGCGCCAGATTATACGGTGCGTACGGAGACTTTTTCCCTGATTTGTCGGCAAGCGCATCGAGCGGTGTTTCCGCAACGCCTTTTGTAAATGACCGCGACCCGGTTGCAAGCATAAGCGTCGGAATTTCGTCGAGCGTGGTAATTTTGGATGGTCGTCGCAGAAGAAATCGCCTTTTTTCCGCCGAAAAAACGCTTACCTCCTCCGAAATCTCGCTTGAAACGGAAAAACAAAACATTATTTCCTCTATAACTCGCGCATTCATCTCTCTTTTACAGGCGCAGGAGATACTGCAAAACACAAAAGGCGCGGTTGCACTTTCGCAAAAACAAATGGAGTTTCAGCAAAATCTTCAGGAAATCGGCAAGGCAACGCAACTCGCATTAACCCGAAGCCGAGCACAGCTTGCACAAAGCCAACATTCGCTGACAATCGCGCAAAATAGCTTTAATAACGCAGTTTTAGAGATGAAACGCCTGCTCGAATTAGATTTTGAAAGCGATTTCAGCATAATTCACCCCAATACGGATTTTGAAACACGTTCGGGTTTGTCGCCATCGCAAATTTTTGAGGATAACAGAGATATTTTCTTCTCAATATCGTCAGCGGAAGTTGCGGTAGAAATTGCCGAAATATCGCTTGCGCTTGCTCGAGCGCAAAAATCACCGACGCTTTCGGCGGGCGCGGGTGTTTCGACAGGAATGAGAACAAGTACGCCGCATTCGGGCGACAGGCAATTACGAGAGGGCGTTTCGCCGAATGTTAGTTTGAACCTGAGGGTGCCTATAATTGACAATCGCTCTGCAAGAACGAATGTCGCAGTCGCGCAAAGCAATCTTAATCGCGCCAAAATAACGCTTGAGCGAACAGAGCGAAACGTCCGCTCCGAAATCGAGCAACTTGTGGCGGACATCACAGCGTCGCAGTCGCGTTTTGCCACCGCCCTCGAGCGATTTGAAGCCGAAGCCGAAAATATGCAGACAGTCGATGAAATGCGAAATATCGGAAATATTACCGCGATAGATTACGCCTCGCAACAGAATAATTTTCTTTTGGCGCAATCCGAACTCACGCAGGCGAGATTTTCGCTTATGCTTTCACAAAAACTTTTAGATATTTATTTAGGTTTGCGATTTGAATAA
- the wecB gene encoding UDP-N-acetylglucosamine 2-epimerase (non-hydrolyzing), whose product MKKILFVFGTRPEAVKMAPIILELKKRKNVELKICVSGQHRELLDSVLDVFDIKPDFDLNIMKHGQDLSDISSRVMLGLRDVFKEFAADIVAVHGDTTTAFVSALAAYYQKIKVAHIEAGLRTNDIYSPFPEEGNRKMIDAVSSFLFAPTERSKASLLAENIDKDKIFVVGNSVVDALLEMRKRINSSENLQDYIVENIEKKGYPFDNERKIVLITTHRRENIGDNLVEIYNAIKILAETHQNTDFLITLHPNPVLIKTIEPIIGGTANIRIMRDVDYYSFMYLMEKSYIIMTDSGGIQEEAPSFGVPVFILRSATERPEGVESGVAKILGADKNFIVSQVSAVLCDENLRNSMTCEKSPYGDGNTSVRIADILTTDKP is encoded by the coding sequence ATGAAAAAAATACTATTCGTTTTCGGAACACGCCCTGAAGCAGTAAAAATGGCGCCGATTATTTTGGAGTTGAAAAAGCGAAAAAACGTCGAACTTAAAATCTGCGTCAGCGGACAACACCGCGAACTGCTCGACAGCGTGCTTGACGTTTTTGATATTAAGCCAGATTTCGACCTTAATATTATGAAACACGGACAGGATTTGTCGGATATTTCATCGCGGGTAATGCTTGGGCTCAGAGATGTATTCAAGGAATTTGCGGCAGATATTGTCGCTGTTCACGGCGACACCACAACCGCATTTGTTTCGGCTCTTGCGGCGTATTACCAAAAAATAAAAGTTGCACATATTGAGGCGGGGCTTCGCACAAACGATATTTATTCACCGTTTCCCGAAGAGGGCAACCGAAAAATGATTGACGCCGTAAGCTCGTTCCTTTTTGCGCCAACCGAAAGGAGCAAGGCTTCATTGCTTGCGGAAAATATCGACAAAGATAAAATTTTTGTCGTCGGAAATTCGGTAGTTGACGCACTTTTGGAAATGCGAAAAAGAATAAATTCAAGCGAAAATTTGCAGGATTACATTGTCGAAAACATAGAAAAAAAGGGCTATCCTTTCGACAACGAACGAAAAATTGTCCTTATTACCACGCACAGGCGCGAAAACATCGGCGATAACTTGGTTGAAATTTACAACGCAATAAAAATCCTTGCCGAAACACATCAAAATACTGATTTTTTGATAACTCTGCACCCAAATCCCGTGCTTATTAAGACCATAGAACCGATAATCGGCGGCACTGCCAACATAAGAATTATGCGCGATGTCGATTATTATTCGTTTATGTATCTGATGGAAAAATCATATATAATTATGACCGATTCGGGCGGCATACAAGAAGAAGCGCCGAGTTTCGGAGTGCCTGTTTTTATTTTACGAAGCGCCACCGAACGCCCCGAAGGCGTTGAAAGCGGCGTTGCAAAAATACTTGGCGCCGACAAGAATTTCATTGTTTCGCAAGTATCCGCCGTCTTATGCGACGAAAATCTGCGAAACTCAATGACTTGCGAAAAAAGTCCTTACGGCGACGGGAACACAAGCGTGCGAATTGCTGATATTCTTACAACCGACAAACCTTAA
- the hisG gene encoding ATP phosphoribosyltransferase codes for MLKIAIPNKGALNETALDIIKRAGYKCQVFGKELVVRDSEHEIDFYFLRPRDIAVYIGNGIIDLGITGRDLSMDSKAKYEEILPLNFGNSRFFYAVPKDSTLTPDQLNGKRIATSYPEIVEQDMKKRGFEAQIIKLDGAVEISIQLGVADVIADVVESGRTLVEAGLKTVGEPIMQSEALVIARDKSKLDNPAAKIFVKRIESVIIANQYVMIEYDIFKENMEAAKKLTPGIESPTVMPLSQDGWFAIKSMAKSKGVNKLLDDLHEIGAKGIIVSEIKVCRL; via the coding sequence ATGCTTAAAATAGCAATCCCGAACAAAGGCGCGCTGAACGAAACGGCGCTTGACATAATAAAAAGAGCGGGCTACAAATGTCAGGTTTTCGGGAAAGAATTGGTCGTCCGCGACAGCGAACACGAGATAGATTTCTACTTTTTACGTCCGCGCGACATAGCGGTTTATATCGGCAACGGAATTATTGACTTAGGAATAACAGGGCGCGATTTGTCGATGGACAGCAAGGCGAAATACGAAGAAATTCTGCCGCTGAACTTCGGAAATTCGCGATTTTTTTACGCCGTTCCCAAAGACAGCACACTTACTCCCGACCAACTTAACGGCAAAAGAATTGCTACCTCGTATCCCGAAATAGTAGAGCAGGATATGAAAAAACGCGGCTTTGAAGCGCAAATAATAAAACTTGACGGCGCGGTAGAAATTTCCATACAATTGGGCGTTGCGGACGTTATCGCAGACGTTGTAGAAAGCGGGCGAACGCTTGTAGAAGCAGGACTTAAAACGGTTGGTGAGCCGATTATGCAGTCAGAGGCGCTTGTTATTGCGCGCGACAAAAGCAAATTAGATAACCCCGCGGCAAAAATATTTGTAAAGCGTATCGAAAGCGTGATTATCGCAAATCAATATGTTATGATAGAGTACGACATTTTCAAGGAAAATATGGAAGCCGCAAAAAAACTTACTCCGGGGATTGAGTCGCCGACCGTTATGCCGCTAAGTCAAGACGGCTGGTTTGCGATAAAATCAATGGCGAAGTCAAAAGGCGTAAACAAACTTTTGGACGACTTGCACGAAATCGGCGCAAAAGGAATTATTGTCAGCGAAATTAAGGTTTGTCGGTTGTAA
- a CDS encoding phosphoribosyl-ATP diphosphatase — protein MKTFESLFEELKEKIEKKDPNSSTVKEFDKGVHFIGKKIVEEAAEVWMASEYEGNEKTAEEMSQLIYHIQVMMLAKGLTLNDIYKYL, from the coding sequence ATGAAAACGTTTGAAAGTTTGTTTGAAGAACTGAAAGAAAAAATTGAGAAAAAAGACCCGAATTCTTCTACTGTGAAGGAGTTTGATAAGGGCGTTCATTTTATCGGAAAAAAGATAGTGGAAGAAGCGGCGGAAGTTTGGATGGCGAGCGAATACGAAGGAAACGAAAAAACCGCCGAAGAAATGTCGCAGTTGATTTATCATATTCAGGTTATGATGCTTGCAAAGGGGCTTACCTTAAACGACATTTATAAATATTTATAA